One genomic window of Branchiostoma lanceolatum isolate klBraLanc5 chromosome 5, klBraLanc5.hap2, whole genome shotgun sequence includes the following:
- the LOC136434386 gene encoding early endosome antigen 1-like encodes MEVSPIASREATLVSTVEHLTEANLQALRDREATLVSTVEHLTEANLQALRDREATLVSTVEHLTEANLQALRDREATLVSTVEHLTEGNLQALRDREATLVSTVEHLTEANLQALRDREATLVSTVEHLTEANLQALRDREATLVSTVEHLTEANLQALRDREATLVSTVEHLTEANLQALRDREATLVSTVEHLTEANLQALRDREATLVSTVEHLTEGKATQEERASQLSSQLQAVEQRVQGLTQEKADADGRVETLTQQCGQLREQKSTLEAQLTAAQQALQAEKQHWQQELETQREAKQLLIDQKLELTNQLDEQKNNLKKLEADHTAQQEASTQVQEQLRQDNAQLTNRLSSVEEAKKTLQKESDQEKARLELQLSALSENLGTLRTELELNNNKKAEAEKAYTEMQGEKAVLEATIENNQEERRALLQRCLTSENECEQLRNKCADLRRKLEDAQAAMQELGRENQSLQIKQTQAMNRKWADDETVNNCMTCNKGFSVTVRKHHCRHCGNIFCNECSAKTAKIPSSKKPVRVCDTCFEEVVTR; translated from the exons ATGGAAGTTTCACCCATCGCTTctag GGAAGCCACCCTGGTGTCTACAGTAGAACATCTCACAGAG GCTAACCTACAGGCCCTGAGGGACAGGGAAGCCACCCTGGTGTCTACAGTAGAACATCTCACAGAG GCTAACCTACAGGCCCTGAGGGACAGGGAAGCCACCCTGGTGTCTACAGTAGAACATCTCACAGAG GCTAACCTACAGGCCCTGAGGGACAGGGAAGCCACCCTGGTGTCTACAGTAGAACATCTCACAGAG GGTAACCTACAGGCCCTGAGGGACAGGGAAGCCACCCTGGTGTCTACAGTAGAACATCTCACAGAG GCTAACCTACAGGCCCTGAGGGACAGGGAAGCCACCCTGGTGTCTACAGTAGAACATCTCACAGAG GCTAACCTACAGGCCCTGAGGGACAGGGAAGCCACCCTGGTGTCTACAGTAGAACATCTCACAGAG GCTAACCTACAGGCCCTGAGGGACAGGGAGGCCACCCTGGTGTCTACAGTAGAACATCTCACAGAG GCTAACCTACAGGCCCTGAGGGACAGGGAGGCCACCCTGGTGTCTACAGTAGAACATCTCACAGAG GCTAACCTACAGGCCCTGAGGGACAGGGAAGCCACCCTGGTGTCTACAGTAGAACATCTCACAGAG GGCAAGGCTACCCAGGAGGAGCGGGCATCCCAGCTGTCCTCACAGCTCCAGGCGGTGGAACAGAGGGTACAGGGACTCACACAGGAGAAG GCTGATGCCGACGGTCGTGTAGAGACGCTGACCCAGCAGTGTGGACAGCTCCGGGAGCAGAAGTCTACCCTAGAGGCACAGCTGACAGCAGCACAGCAGGCGCTGCAGGCTGAGAAACAGCACTGGCAACAG GAGCTGGAAACTCAGCGAGAGGCGAAACAACTTCTGATCGACCAGAAACTAGAGTTGACCAATCAGCTGGACGAGCAGAAGAACAACCTGAAAAAG CTTGAGGCTGACCATACTGCCCAGCAGGAGGCCAGCACACAGGTACAGGAACAGCTGCGACAGGACAACGCACAGCTCACCAACAGACTG TCCTCAGTGGAAGAAGCTAAGAAGACCCTGCAGAAGGAGTCAGACCAGGAGAAGGCACGACTTGAGCTGCAGCTGTCGGCTCTCAGCGAGAACCTGGGAACGctcaggacagagctggagctcaacaacaacaagaaggcGGAGGCAGAGAAGGCCTACACAGAGATGCAGGGGGAGAAGGCAG TGCTGGAAGCTACTATAGAGAACAACCAGGAGGAGAGAAGAGCTCTGCTTCAAAG ATGCCTGACGAGTGAGAATGAGTGCGAACAGCTGAGGAACAAGTGTGCGGATCTGAGGCGGAAGCTGGAAGACGCTCAGGCTGCCATGCAGGAGCTGGGCAGGGAGAACCAGTCTCTACAG ATCAAACAAACCCAGGCTATGAACCGAAAGTGGGCTGATGATGAGACAGTCAACAACTGCATGACCTGTAACAAGGGTTTCTCTGTCACTGTCAGAAAG CATCACTGCAGACACTGTGGAAACATCTTCTGTAACGAGTGTTCTGCCAAGACGGCCAAAATCCCCTCGTCCAAGAAACCAGTACGGGTATGTGACACCTGCTTCGAGGAAGTCGTCACAAGATAA